From the genome of Anaerolineae bacterium, one region includes:
- a CDS encoding histidine phosphatase family protein, whose product MTKVYLIRHGRTAWNKEVRFRGRVDLPLDEVGEAQARAIALKLKSRPIKAIYSSPLERAIKTAEPLAEALGLKVTPEEGFMDINYGQWQGLSPSQVAELYPDLYQIWLESPHLVRIPGGESLDDVRARAEKALAKVLEQHPGEEIAIVGHQVVNKVLLCAVLGLGNEWFQRIEQDNGCINLFGYDGKGFTIFFLNDTCHLNQGDLTW is encoded by the coding sequence ATGACTAAAGTCTACCTAATAAGGCACGGGAGGACTGCTTGGAACAAAGAAGTTCGTTTCAGAGGGCGGGTGGATTTGCCCCTGGATGAAGTAGGAGAAGCTCAGGCCAGAGCTATAGCCCTGAAGCTCAAAAGCCGGCCTATAAAAGCCATCTACTCAAGCCCTTTAGAAAGGGCTATAAAAACGGCTGAGCCTCTGGCTGAAGCTCTCGGGTTGAAAGTTACGCCAGAGGAAGGGTTCATGGACATAAACTATGGCCAGTGGCAGGGGCTTTCCCCTTCCCAAGTGGCAGAACTTTATCCGGACCTTTACCAGATATGGCTGGAAAGTCCTCACCTGGTGCGAATTCCCGGAGGTGAAAGCCTGGACGATGTAAGGGCCAGGGCTGAAAAAGCCCTTGCGAAGGTTTTAGAGCAACATCCAGGGGAAGAAATTGCAATTGTGGGGCATCAGGTGGTTAACAAAGTGCTTCTGTGCGCCGTTTTGGGGCTGGGCAATGAGTGGTTCCAGCGGATAGAGCAAGATAACGGCTGCATTAACCTTTTTGGTTACGACGGAAAAGGGTTTACCATCTTTTTTCTCAACGATACCTGCCACCTGAATCAAGGCGATCTCACCTGGTAG